A window of Sphingobacterium sp. SRCM116780 contains these coding sequences:
- a CDS encoding SRPBCC domain-containing protein has protein sequence MKINIESKITIHANIHAVWLVLADFNQYPTWSPTIKSFAEIPHVGKRSEVELEQPDGPGMTMRPLFLKIEPNEELRWKGRLLMNGLFDGEHYFILEKITDTETILIQGEIFSGVFVRFFQKMINGATLNGFRLFNEAIKSRAEEQIV, from the coding sequence ATGAAAATAAATATCGAAAGTAAAATAACCATTCATGCCAATATTCATGCTGTGTGGTTGGTATTAGCTGATTTTAATCAATATCCAACTTGGAGTCCTACTATTAAATCGTTTGCAGAGATTCCACATGTTGGAAAACGATCTGAAGTTGAATTGGAGCAACCTGACGGCCCTGGTATGACAATGAGACCTTTGTTTCTTAAGATTGAGCCAAATGAAGAATTGCGTTGGAAAGGAAGACTTTTAATGAATGGATTATTTGATGGAGAGCACTATTTTATATTAGAAAAAATTACAGATACTGAAACGATTCTTATACAAGGAGAAATATTTTCAGGTGTATTCGTTCGGTTTTTTCAAAAAATGATTAATGGTGCCACCTTGAATGGATTCCGACTGTTCAACGAAGCGATAAAATCGAGGGCAGAAGAACAGATTGTTTAA
- a CDS encoding L-threonylcarbamoyladenylate synthase, translating to MLIRIYENNPNEKSIQQVVDVLKKGGIIIYPTDTVYGIGCDITNQKAIEKICEIRGLKADKANLSFICYDLTDISLYTKPFDTTVFRVLKKALPGPFTFIFNASGQVPKLLSSKKKTVGIRIPDNNIVREIVRMLGNPIVTASIHDEDDIVEYSTDPELIHEKYENLVDIVIDGGYGDNVASTVVDVTEGEFEIIREGKGDLEQYL from the coding sequence ATGTTAATCCGTATCTACGAAAATAATCCAAATGAAAAATCAATACAGCAAGTCGTTGATGTATTGAAAAAAGGAGGCATTATCATCTACCCGACTGATACGGTATATGGTATTGGTTGTGATATTACCAATCAAAAAGCAATTGAAAAAATCTGTGAAATACGTGGATTAAAAGCCGATAAAGCCAATTTATCTTTTATTTGTTACGATCTAACAGACATCTCACTCTATACCAAGCCATTTGATACAACTGTTTTTAGAGTATTGAAAAAAGCACTTCCTGGTCCTTTTACATTTATCTTTAATGCAAGTGGACAAGTACCAAAACTATTAAGTTCCAAAAAGAAAACCGTCGGCATTCGTATTCCAGATAATAATATTGTTCGCGAAATTGTCCGTATGCTGGGTAATCCTATTGTGACAGCCTCTATTCATGATGAAGATGATATTGTAGAATACTCTACTGACCCAGAATTGATTCATGAGAAATATGAAAATCTAGTAGACATCGTTATTGATGGTGGCTATGGAGACAATGTTGCCTCTACAGTTGTTGATGTCACAGAAGGAGAATTTGAAATCATCCGAGAAGGTAAAGGAGATCTAGAGCAGTATCTATAA
- a CDS encoding DUF4834 family protein, whose product MVGLLKFLLIAFAVWYLVKLLIRLFLPFAMRKAAETLMKKAQQQGGSTYTNEGGTFHYETFGQHNTRSQSTRANEGSVSVDYVPPKQDHKRKVADDAGEFVDFEEIK is encoded by the coding sequence ATGGTAGGGTTATTAAAATTTTTATTGATCGCATTCGCTGTTTGGTATTTGGTTAAATTATTAATTCGATTATTTCTACCATTTGCGATGCGCAAAGCTGCAGAAACGTTAATGAAAAAAGCGCAGCAACAAGGTGGGTCTACCTATACAAATGAGGGAGGCACTTTTCATTATGAAACATTTGGTCAGCATAATACACGTTCGCAATCTACACGAGCAAATGAAGGGAGTGTATCTGTAGATTATGTACCACCCAAACAAGATCATAAAAGAAAAGTAGCAGATGATGCTGGTGAGTTTGTCGATTTTGAAGAAATAAAATAA
- the sucC gene encoding ADP-forming succinate--CoA ligase subunit beta → MNIHEYQGKEILKSFGVRVQEGIVAETPEQAVEAAKKLKEEYNSDWVVIKAQIHAGGRGKGGGVKLAKNLEEVTQRATDIIGMQLVTPQTGAEGKKVNKVLVAQDVYYPGESETKEFYMSVLLDRTKGRNIIMYSTEGGMDIEEVAEKTPHLIFKEEIDPKVGLQGFEARKIAFNLGLTGAAHKEMVKFVAALYKAYEETDSSMFEINPVLKTSDDKILAVDAKVNLDENALYRHPDYAAMRDVTEEDPTEVEAGKSNLNYVKLDGNVGCMVNGAGLAMATMDIIKIAGGEPANFLDVGGTANAETVKAGFNIILSDPNVKAILINIFGGIVRCDRVAQGVIDAYNEIGNIPVPIIVRLQGTNAAEAKKLIDDSGLQVYSAIQLQEAAELVTKVLKG, encoded by the coding sequence ATGAACATTCACGAATATCAAGGAAAAGAAATACTTAAAAGTTTTGGCGTAAGAGTACAAGAAGGTATTGTTGCTGAAACTCCAGAGCAAGCTGTAGAAGCTGCTAAAAAATTGAAAGAAGAATACAATTCTGATTGGGTTGTAATCAAAGCTCAAATTCATGCTGGTGGTCGCGGTAAAGGTGGTGGCGTTAAATTAGCTAAAAACTTAGAAGAAGTAACACAACGTGCTACAGATATTATCGGTATGCAGTTAGTAACTCCACAAACTGGTGCTGAAGGTAAAAAAGTAAATAAGGTACTAGTTGCTCAAGATGTTTACTATCCTGGTGAAAGTGAAACAAAAGAATTCTATATGTCTGTGTTATTAGATCGTACCAAAGGTCGTAACATCATCATGTATTCTACAGAAGGTGGAATGGACATTGAAGAAGTAGCTGAGAAAACTCCTCACTTAATTTTCAAAGAAGAAATTGATCCTAAAGTAGGTTTACAAGGTTTCGAAGCCCGTAAAATCGCTTTCAACTTAGGCCTGACTGGTGCTGCACACAAAGAAATGGTAAAATTTGTTGCTGCCTTATACAAAGCTTATGAAGAGACTGATTCTTCTATGTTTGAAATCAATCCTGTATTAAAAACATCTGATGACAAAATTTTAGCAGTAGATGCTAAAGTAAACTTAGATGAAAATGCATTATATCGTCACCCAGATTATGCAGCAATGCGTGATGTGACAGAAGAAGATCCAACAGAAGTAGAAGCTGGTAAATCAAACTTAAACTACGTAAAATTAGATGGTAACGTAGGTTGTATGGTTAACGGTGCTGGTCTTGCAATGGCAACTATGGATATTATCAAAATTGCTGGAGGTGAGCCTGCTAACTTCTTAGACGTGGGTGGTACTGCTAATGCTGAAACTGTTAAAGCTGGTTTTAACATTATCTTATCTGATCCAAATGTAAAAGCAATTTTAATCAACATTTTCGGTGGTATTGTTCGTTGTGACCGTGTAGCGCAAGGTGTGATTGATGCTTATAATGAAATTGGAAATATTCCAGTGCCAATTATCGTTCGTCTTCAAGGAACAAATGCAGCAGAAGCTAAAAAATTAATTGATGATTCAGGATTACAAGTTTATTCTGCTATTCAATTACAAGAAGCTGCTGAATTAGTAACAAAAGTATTAAAAGGATAA
- a CDS encoding DUF721 domain-containing protein has product MYNKKYKGGLEYIRSSDDITIKEAVDRLLDAYKLKRKFEETSILAVWPTLIGKAIANRTKQIYIKDKKLFVKVESAVIKNELVLMRKQILGRVNEHVGHVIVEELIVL; this is encoded by the coding sequence ATGTATAATAAAAAGTATAAAGGTGGATTGGAATATATTCGTTCTAGCGATGATATCACAATCAAAGAGGCAGTTGATAGACTGTTGGATGCCTACAAGCTAAAACGTAAATTTGAAGAAACCTCTATTTTAGCTGTTTGGCCAACGTTGATTGGTAAAGCAATCGCTAATCGAACCAAACAAATCTATATCAAAGACAAAAAGCTTTTTGTAAAAGTTGAATCGGCAGTCATTAAAAATGAACTGGTATTGATGCGTAAGCAAATATTGGGACGTGTGAATGAACATGTGGGGCATGTTATTGTCGAAGAACTAATTGTTCTATAA
- a CDS encoding ABC transporter ATP-binding protein, producing the protein MLQAKGIFKSYGPLPILKGVDIEVEKGEIVSIVGASGAGKSTLLHIIGTLDLADKGELQINGTSIKGLSAKKLSAFRNQHIGFVFQFHHLLPEFTALENVCIPAFINGVGRKEAELRALELLSLLGVSHRADHKPTEMSGGEQQRVSVARALINNPSVVLADEPSGNLDSENATALHQLFFDLRNKFQQTFIIVTHNEELARISDRIIHMRDGNVMI; encoded by the coding sequence ATGTTACAAGCCAAAGGTATTTTTAAATCATATGGTCCACTTCCTATTTTAAAGGGGGTAGATATAGAAGTTGAAAAAGGCGAAATTGTGAGTATTGTTGGAGCCTCAGGTGCAGGAAAAAGTACGTTACTTCATATTATTGGTACTTTAGATTTAGCTGATAAAGGCGAGCTGCAGATAAACGGAACGAGTATAAAAGGACTAAGTGCAAAAAAATTAAGCGCTTTTCGAAATCAACATATTGGATTTGTTTTTCAATTTCATCATTTACTTCCTGAATTCACTGCTCTGGAAAATGTTTGCATACCCGCTTTTATTAACGGAGTTGGACGTAAGGAAGCAGAACTTCGTGCGCTAGAATTATTGAGTCTATTAGGGGTATCTCATCGAGCTGATCATAAACCAACAGAAATGTCCGGTGGTGAACAGCAACGCGTATCTGTTGCTAGAGCTTTGATCAATAATCCTTCTGTTGTATTAGCCGATGAACCTTCTGGAAATTTAGATTCAGAAAATGCAACTGCACTGCATCAATTGTTTTTTGATCTTCGAAATAAATTTCAACAGACTTTTATAATCGTTACTCACAATGAAGAGTTAGCGCGTATTTCTGATCGTATTATTCATATGCGTGATGGAAATGTGATGATATAG
- a CDS encoding Crp/Fnr family transcriptional regulator, whose amino-acid sequence MNSFFQNQITQLFEIPQQNLETILASFEEEDLPKGAYFLEEGRRCDRLSFIQSGLVRVFRDTASGQVTQWIGQEGYFITDLSSFLFEQPARWNIQVLGDTKLLSIHRKDYLSFEKHIPDWNRLEKHFIAKCFLQLEDRIYNFIAHTAEERYRLYFEQNKTLFNQVPLQYIASLLGMSPETLSRIRAKVNS is encoded by the coding sequence ATGAATTCTTTCTTTCAAAATCAAATCACTCAGTTATTTGAAATTCCGCAACAAAATCTTGAAACAATATTGGCTTCTTTTGAAGAAGAGGATTTACCTAAAGGTGCTTATTTTTTGGAAGAAGGAAGGCGTTGTGATCGACTAAGCTTTATTCAATCTGGTCTTGTTCGTGTATTTAGAGATACTGCGTCTGGACAGGTTACTCAATGGATAGGGCAAGAGGGATACTTCATCACAGATTTATCTTCTTTTCTATTTGAACAACCTGCACGATGGAATATTCAAGTCTTGGGTGATACTAAATTACTTTCTATTCATAGAAAGGATTATCTGTCTTTTGAAAAGCATATTCCAGATTGGAATCGACTGGAAAAACATTTTATTGCTAAATGTTTTTTGCAACTGGAAGATCGTATTTATAATTTTATAGCACATACTGCTGAGGAACGATATCGCTTATATTTTGAACAGAATAAAACTCTTTTTAATCAAGTTCCTTTGCAATATATCGCTTCATTGCTCGGTATGTCTCCAGAAACATTAAGCCGAATACGAGCAAAAGTGAATTCTTGA
- a CDS encoding LacI family DNA-binding transcriptional regulator — protein sequence MSTQGDKPTTIKEIAKKLKISPSTVSRALNDHPSIGLVTTMRVKKVAQELNYEPNQTAIFFKQRKTFTIGVLLPSLSEPFFSSAISEIENVSNDHKYTVIMGQSLDDAEREERILKTFKSHRVDGVLMSVGKNTTNLEFIEKLENSGTPIVFFDCVPDIPKINKVESDLGTGMNEAIDAFVARGHAKIALINGPQLLPASDERKSSFLSALKRNGLDYDEKYIVNTDLTTEGNEAAMDRLYALPERPTAVVSFNDFVTLDVMKAARNKGLVLNHDIHFISYANYPLWKYMENPPMGCIEQFPGNQAKKAAEILFGKINNPDLASQQIVFKSRLIM from the coding sequence ATGAGTACGCAAGGAGATAAACCAACAACAATTAAAGAAATAGCTAAGAAGCTAAAAATTTCGCCATCTACTGTGTCTCGAGCATTGAATGACCATCCAAGCATTGGGTTAGTTACGACTATGCGGGTGAAAAAGGTAGCGCAAGAATTGAATTATGAACCAAATCAAACGGCTATATTTTTCAAGCAGCGCAAAACTTTCACTATTGGTGTTTTATTACCAAGTTTATCTGAACCATTTTTTTCATCAGCAATTAGTGAAATTGAAAACGTCTCTAATGACCATAAATATACCGTTATTATGGGACAGTCTCTGGATGATGCAGAAAGAGAAGAAAGGATCTTGAAAACTTTTAAAAGTCATCGTGTCGATGGTGTTTTGATGTCAGTAGGCAAAAATACGACGAATCTAGAATTTATTGAGAAGTTAGAAAATTCAGGAACCCCAATCGTATTTTTTGACTGTGTCCCTGATATTCCAAAAATTAATAAGGTTGAAAGTGATTTAGGAACTGGAATGAATGAAGCAATAGATGCTTTCGTTGCAAGAGGGCATGCTAAAATAGCGTTAATTAATGGCCCTCAATTACTTCCTGCAAGTGACGAACGTAAAAGCTCATTTTTATCCGCTTTAAAGCGTAATGGTTTAGATTATGATGAAAAATATATTGTCAATACTGATTTGACAACCGAAGGCAATGAAGCGGCTATGGATAGGTTATATGCATTACCAGAAAGACCTACAGCTGTGGTTTCTTTTAATGATTTTGTGACTTTAGATGTGATGAAGGCTGCCCGAAATAAAGGGTTAGTTTTAAATCATGATATCCATTTTATCAGTTATGCTAATTATCCGCTCTGGAAATATATGGAAAATCCTCCAATGGGTTGTATTGAACAGTTCCCAGGAAATCAAGCTAAAAAAGCTGCAGAAATTTTGTTTGGAAAAATAAATAATCCAGATTTAGCTTCACAACAGATTGTCTTTAAATCAAGATTGATTATGTAG
- the recF gene encoding DNA replication/repair protein RecF (All proteins in this family for which functions are known are DNA-binding proteins that assist the filamentation of RecA onto DNA for the initiation of recombination or recombinational repair.), producing the protein MWLRQLSVLNFKNYSESSLEFLPEVNAFAGDNGVGKTNLLDAIHYLSLCKSYFNPVDSQHIKQGNDWFMVQGAFEKDEYHDVISCSIKRNQKKQFKKNKKDYPRLADHIGQFPLVMISPNDSIIVTDGSEERRKFIDNVISQTDNQYLDTLIVYNKIIAQRNMLLKQARQSGFLDLGLVEVLNIQLEEVGTLIYQKRVSFMAEFQPEFDRHYLYLTEGAETVQLVYDSPLMQDSFLNILEKNLEKDRILERTSLGIHKDDLIFTIHEDMPLKKFGSQGQQKSFLIALKLAQYSFLQQKKGFKPLLLLDDIFDKLDDKRTHKLMQMVSDDEFGQIFLTDTDAERIQRIFDEIASPVRIFGISGGEVYV; encoded by the coding sequence ATGTGGTTGCGTCAGCTTTCGGTTTTAAATTTTAAAAATTATTCAGAATCTTCTCTAGAGTTCCTTCCAGAAGTCAATGCTTTTGCTGGAGATAATGGTGTTGGAAAAACCAACTTATTGGATGCCATCCATTATCTTTCCTTGTGTAAAAGTTATTTTAATCCCGTTGATTCACAACACATCAAGCAGGGGAATGATTGGTTCATGGTGCAGGGAGCTTTCGAGAAAGATGAATATCATGATGTTATCTCCTGTAGCATCAAACGTAATCAGAAAAAACAGTTTAAAAAAAATAAAAAGGATTATCCCAGATTGGCTGATCATATTGGTCAATTTCCTTTGGTGATGATCTCTCCTAATGATAGTATTATTGTTACGGATGGAAGTGAAGAGCGACGCAAGTTTATCGATAATGTCATTTCACAGACGGATAATCAATACTTAGATACCCTTATTGTTTATAATAAAATTATTGCGCAACGTAATATGTTGCTGAAGCAAGCAAGACAAAGTGGGTTTCTAGATTTAGGACTTGTAGAAGTATTAAATATACAGTTGGAAGAAGTGGGCACGCTTATCTATCAAAAACGTGTCTCTTTTATGGCTGAGTTTCAACCTGAGTTTGATCGACATTATTTGTATCTGACTGAAGGTGCAGAAACAGTACAACTTGTATATGACTCGCCTCTGATGCAGGATTCTTTTTTGAATATTTTGGAAAAGAATCTAGAAAAAGATCGTATACTGGAAAGAACTTCACTTGGTATTCATAAAGATGATTTGATTTTTACCATTCATGAGGATATGCCGTTGAAAAAATTTGGTTCACAAGGACAACAAAAATCTTTTCTCATCGCATTGAAATTAGCTCAATACTCGTTTTTGCAACAAAAAAAAGGTTTTAAACCACTTTTATTGCTTGACGATATTTTTGATAAATTGGATGATAAGCGTACTCATAAGTTAATGCAGATGGTTTCTGACGATGAATTTGGACAGATTTTCTTGACAGATACGGATGCAGAAAGAATTCAACGAATTTTTGATGAGATTGCCAGTCCAGTACGTATCTTTGGGATATCAGGAGGTGAAGTTTATGTATAA
- the tilS gene encoding tRNA lysidine(34) synthetase TilS: protein MNLLERLTFFIQNNGLFEANDKILLTVSGGRDSMLMTFLLTKAGYKVAIAHCNFQLRGTESDLDESLVRSFAEEHGIPFYVKHFETTQIALERGISIQMAARELRYNWFEQLRIAIGYDKIAIAHHLNDHIETVLLNLLRGTGLQGLQGIQLKRDKLIRPLLFLKAEEVLRYVQEYQIPYRDDQSNFSTKYARNKVRIDIIPQFKKMQPDFESIFEQNIIHFKESYTLLQQFINPIRQSLFRKEYDEWTVEKAELNLYIHDLPLLYELFSTFGFTKNVLADLQSCWDKESGRLFQSECYDLLLDRDFLIIREKEYKQQDETVITSETKSVSWRNACFTCDYSVDLSIVKDKQIAKIDADLLIFPLTLRSWKTGDFFYPLGMTGRKKLSDLFTNYKVNIFEKENVPILVNGNGDIIWVVNYQLDDRYKISSNTKKVFILVCK from the coding sequence ATGAATTTGCTGGAGAGACTGACATTTTTTATTCAAAATAATGGCCTTTTTGAGGCTAATGATAAGATACTGTTGACAGTAAGTGGTGGACGGGACTCGATGTTAATGACATTTTTATTAACTAAAGCTGGATATAAAGTAGCAATTGCACATTGTAATTTTCAACTGCGAGGGACTGAGTCTGATCTGGATGAAAGTTTGGTCAGAAGTTTCGCCGAGGAACATGGAATCCCTTTTTATGTAAAACATTTTGAAACTACGCAGATTGCCCTCGAAAGAGGGATTTCAATCCAAATGGCGGCAAGAGAACTGCGGTATAATTGGTTTGAACAATTGCGTATTGCTATTGGTTATGACAAAATCGCTATTGCACATCATCTGAATGATCATATTGAAACAGTCTTGCTTAACCTTTTGCGCGGAACCGGTCTCCAAGGTTTACAAGGAATCCAGCTTAAGCGAGATAAATTAATTCGTCCTTTATTATTTTTAAAAGCAGAAGAAGTACTGCGATATGTACAAGAGTATCAAATCCCATATCGAGATGATCAATCAAATTTCTCTACGAAATATGCTCGAAATAAAGTACGTATTGATATTATACCGCAATTCAAAAAGATGCAACCAGATTTTGAAAGTATCTTTGAACAGAATATTATACATTTTAAAGAAAGTTATACTTTATTACAGCAATTTATAAATCCTATTCGTCAGTCTCTTTTTAGAAAGGAATATGATGAATGGACGGTTGAAAAGGCAGAGCTTAATCTCTATATCCATGATCTACCCTTGCTTTATGAATTGTTTTCAACATTTGGTTTTACCAAAAATGTATTGGCTGATTTACAGTCTTGTTGGGATAAAGAATCTGGTCGGTTATTTCAATCGGAGTGCTATGATTTGTTGTTGGATCGTGATTTTTTAATCATTCGCGAAAAGGAATATAAACAACAGGATGAAACGGTTATCACTTCTGAAACAAAATCTGTATCTTGGAGGAATGCTTGTTTTACCTGTGATTATTCTGTCGATCTTTCGATTGTTAAGGATAAACAGATCGCAAAAATCGATGCTGATCTATTGATCTTTCCTTTAACATTACGTTCCTGGAAGACTGGAGACTTTTTTTACCCTTTAGGAATGACAGGTAGAAAGAAGTTGAGTGATCTGTTTACTAATTACAAAGTGAATATCTTTGAAAAGGAAAATGTCCCAATTTTAGTAAATGGAAATGGTGACATTATCTGGGTGGTAAACTATCAACTTGATGATCGTTATAAAATAAGTAGTAATACAAAAAAAGTGTTTATTTTAGTTTGTAAATAG
- a CDS encoding HAD hydrolase-like protein yields the protein MLIYSDFPSEKTVFVFELDDVIYPKREYLLQIYYLFANFLEFTEAFPPQADLVSFFKNHLDSQGEELIFEHAQETFKFDVKYKENFERLFVNAVLPVKLLMKEGIKELFNDIITADKQICILTKGNPLTQLNKIKHIEWGVFASKLKVYFVDELKFRNLNPLDYITDELQIAKSELIYID from the coding sequence ATGTTAATATATTCTGATTTCCCATCTGAAAAAACAGTTTTTGTTTTTGAATTGGATGATGTTATTTATCCAAAGAGGGAATATTTATTGCAAATTTATTATCTATTTGCAAATTTTTTGGAATTTACAGAAGCATTTCCTCCGCAAGCTGATTTAGTTTCATTCTTCAAAAATCATTTGGATAGCCAAGGTGAAGAATTGATTTTCGAACATGCACAAGAAACTTTTAAGTTTGATGTGAAATATAAAGAGAATTTTGAACGCTTATTTGTTAATGCTGTATTGCCTGTCAAATTGTTGATGAAGGAAGGGATAAAAGAACTTTTCAATGATATTATTACTGCAGATAAGCAAATTTGTATTTTGACCAAAGGAAATCCATTAACACAATTGAATAAAATAAAGCATATTGAATGGGGTGTTTTTGCGTCTAAATTGAAAGTCTATTTCGTTGATGAATTGAAATTTCGCAATCTAAACCCTCTTGATTATATAACGGATGAACTTCAAATAGCTAAAAGCGAGCTTATCTATATCGATTGA
- the asnS gene encoding asparagine--tRNA ligase — MEHTRIKELLNATEFGHEVIVKGWVKTFRNNQFIAINDGSSIQNIQAVVDFENTPETLLKRITTGAALRIKGNLIESLGKGQKVEIKVNELTILGDSDAEKFPLQPKKHSLEFLREIAHLRFRTTTFNAIFKVRNALAFAVHKFFNEKDFVYMHTPIITGSDAEGAGEMFRVTSLDLNNIPRTENGEIDFKEDFFGKSTNLTVSGQLEGELAAMALGNIYTFGPTFRAENSNTTRHLAEFWMIEPEMAFYELEDNMDLAEDLLKYVIRYALETCPEEIEFLKNRLLEEEKNKPATERAELNLIDKLTFVLNNDFERVTYTEAIEVLKRSKPNQKKQFKYLIDEWGADLQSEHERYLVEKHYKKPVILIDYPAEIKSFYMKQNAIDANGHKTVRAMDILFPGIGEMVGGSQREENLDKLLSRMAEVGIPAEEMDWFLDTRRFGSAPHAGFGLGFERLVLFVTGMTNIRDVIPFPRTPNNAEF, encoded by the coding sequence ATGGAACATACACGTATAAAAGAATTATTAAATGCCACAGAATTTGGGCATGAGGTTATTGTTAAAGGTTGGGTTAAAACTTTCCGTAACAATCAATTTATAGCAATCAATGATGGATCTTCCATTCAAAATATTCAAGCAGTCGTTGACTTTGAAAATACACCAGAAACGTTATTAAAAAGAATCACGACAGGTGCCGCTTTACGCATAAAAGGGAACTTAATTGAATCATTAGGTAAAGGCCAAAAAGTTGAAATTAAAGTAAATGAGTTGACCATCTTGGGAGATTCAGATGCTGAGAAATTTCCACTACAGCCCAAAAAACACAGTTTAGAATTTTTACGTGAAATTGCTCACTTACGTTTCCGTACCACTACTTTTAATGCTATTTTTAAAGTCCGTAATGCCCTAGCATTTGCTGTTCATAAGTTTTTTAATGAAAAAGACTTTGTTTACATGCATACACCGATTATTACAGGTTCTGATGCTGAAGGTGCAGGTGAAATGTTTCGTGTTACATCGTTAGATCTGAACAATATTCCACGTACTGAGAATGGAGAAATTGATTTCAAAGAAGACTTCTTTGGTAAGTCGACAAACCTAACTGTCTCTGGACAATTAGAAGGAGAATTAGCGGCTATGGCATTAGGAAACATCTATACATTTGGACCTACCTTCCGAGCAGAAAATTCTAATACAACACGTCATCTCGCTGAATTCTGGATGATCGAACCAGAAATGGCTTTTTATGAATTGGAAGACAATATGGATTTAGCTGAAGACTTATTGAAATACGTCATCAGGTATGCCTTAGAAACATGTCCAGAAGAAATAGAATTCTTAAAAAACCGTTTATTAGAAGAGGAAAAAAACAAGCCTGCTACAGAAAGAGCGGAGTTGAATCTAATAGATAAGTTAACATTCGTATTGAATAACGATTTCGAACGTGTTACGTATACAGAAGCAATTGAAGTATTAAAACGTAGTAAGCCAAACCAAAAGAAACAGTTCAAATACCTGATTGACGAATGGGGAGCTGACTTACAATCTGAACACGAACGTTATTTAGTAGAAAAACACTATAAAAAACCTGTTATCTTAATCGATTATCCAGCAGAAATCAAGTCATTCTATATGAAACAGAATGCTATCGATGCGAACGGACATAAAACAGTCCGCGCAATGGATATCTTATTCCCAGGTATTGGAGAAATGGTTGGGGGTTCTCAACGGGAGGAAAACTTAGATAAACTTCTTTCTCGAATGGCTGAGGTTGGTATACCAGCTGAAGAGATGGATTGGTTCTTAGATACAAGACGCTTTGGTTCAGCCCCACACGCTGGTTTTGGTTTAGGATTTGAACGTTTGGTTTTATTTGTTACAGGTATGACAAACATTCGTGACGTCATTCCTTTCCCTCGTACACCAAATAACGCAGAGTTTTAA